In Burkholderia lata, the DNA window ATGTAGACCGTCGCCCAGTCGTACATCGCGCCCTCGGCGATCAGCGCGACGAGCGCGATGCCGCCGAGCATCCATAGCGCGGGCGAGCGCCAGCGGTTGCCGCCGCCGTGCGCGTGTTCGTGATGCGGCACATGCGGCAGCACGGCCGGGCTGGCGACCACCAGCACCGTCGCGCTGGTGCCCGCCGCGAGCGCGAGATGCACGGCCGGCGCCATGCCGGCCGACAGCAGCGCGCCACCGGCGGCCGCGCCTGCCATCCCGCCGATGCTGAACATGCCGTGCAGCGACGACATGATCGGCCTGCCGATCGCGATTTCGACCGCGCTGGCCTCGGCGTTCATCGCGACGTCGAGCGTCGCCATCGAGAAGCCGAACAGCGCGAGCACGGCGAGCAGCATCGGGTAGTCGGGCACGACGAGGATCAGCGCCGCGCAGGCCGACATCACGAGCCCGCCCGCGAGGCACGCGGTGCGCGAGCCGACGCGTGCGATCCAGCGTGCGATGGTCAGCATCGCGGCGATCGAGCCGACGGCGACCGCGAACAGCGCGATCGACAGCAGCCCGGGGCTCAGCGAGAACTTGTCGCGCACGGTCGGCACGTGCACGCCCCACGACGCGAACATCATGCCGGCGACGAAGAACAGCGCCATCGACGCCGTGCGCGCCCGCTGGCGGGCCGGTAGCGACAGCACGCGATGCGCGTCGGGGGGCGCGGCGAACGGGGACGACGATTCGGGGGAAGAGGATTCGGACACGGTAACGCTCATCAAAAGTCATGCACGGACGCACGCGGCGCCCGTCGGATCCGTCCGATTCTATCGAACCGCTTACGATCCTGCCGGGCAATGGCCGTTCGGACGATGATCCGGCGATGATCCGGTGGCCCGCGTTCGACCGCATAGGCCGTTCGACCGATGCGCGGCGCGCCGCGCCCGCGGGTAACATCGAAGCGCATGGCGTGCCTGGCGCGCGCCGCCCTTCCACCGCAGGAGTCCTCTTGAACATCGAACCCGCTCTCGCCCTGCATCTGCTGCACCGCTGCGCGCTCGGCACGCTCGCCACCCATTCGCGCGATCCGCAGGGTTTCCCGTATCCGACGGTCGTCCCGTTTGCACCCGATGCAAGCCATCGTCCCGTGATCCTCGTGAGCGGCCTCGCGGAGCACACGCGCAATCTGGCCGCCGATCCGCGCGCGGGCTTCCTCGTCGTCGACGCGCCCGACGGCGACGTGCTGAACGCCGAGCGCGCGACGCTGCTCGGCCGGTTCGTGCCGCTCGGCGACGATCCGCACGTCACCGCGCGCTACTGTCGTTATGAGCCGGACGCCGCGCGCTACCTCGCGCTCGGCGATTTCACGTTCTGGGCGCTGGACGTCGAGCGGCTGCGCTATATCGGCGGTTTCGGGCGCATGGGCTGGGTCGACGGGACGCATCTCGACGTGCTGCCGCCGCTCGCGTTCGACGAGGAACAGGCGTTATGGGACGCGTACGATGCCGGCGCTGCGCGCCGCGACGGACTCGAATTGCTCGGTGTCGATCGCCACGGCGCCGACTGGCGACATGACGGCCGCCGCGTGCGTACGCCGTTTGATACGCCATTAGCCGATGCAGGCGCATTGCACGAGCGGCTGATTGCATGCGCGCGGGATGTGACGTGACGTCGCGGATGCCGACTTGTCCGCACTTTGTCCGTTTAGCGAGCTGCGCCATCCGATTTTCGTAAAACTGTCGTCCGATGAAAGCTTCGATTTTTCGAATGCAGGGTAATTGCGTATGTTGATAGACCTAATAGCCAATGGCTAATGTCCTAATCTCTGTGTAGGAACGTAAAAATTTGAGAAAAGGCCGCGACCGGTCAAAATGACACGCGTGATTTTCAATTGACCTCGGGATTTTCATGAATCTCGCTTCTATCAAATCTTTTTTGTGCTAATCTCTGCCTTCGAAAATCCGAGGCACATATATTTCATGAATGGTGAGCTGGCTGCAGACCGGCGCCATTGGTCAGATAGAAAGGGAAACTATGTCTTCTTACAAGGACCTGCTGGCCCAGCGGGAGAAGCTGGAGAAGCAAATCGAAGAAGCAAAGTCGCGTGAATACGCTGAAGTGCTGAATGACGTGAAGCAGAAAATTGCCGACTACGGCTTTTCGCTCGCCGAACTCGGTCTCAGCCGCGCGAAGGCAGGTAAGGTTGGCCGTCCGCGTGCAGGTGTTGCCGCGAAATACCGCGATCCGGAATCGGGCGCGACGTGGTCGGGCCGCGGCAAGCCGCCGCGCTGGATCGCGGGCAAGAACCGCGAACAGTTTGCAATTTAAGTGTTTGTTTAAGTTGCCTGCTCTTCAAAAGAGCCGCGTGTCCGTTAAGGAGCGCGGCTTTTTTGTTTTCAGCGGTCGCCACGCACATGGCGTTGTCATGAAAGTGTAATAATCCGGTGTGAATGGAAATACGACCCGTTCGCATAAGCGGTTGATTTAAATAAGAAATTTGTGGGTATTGGCCGGGTTCACCGGGCGCCCTTGATAGAATTGGGTATCGCACACCGATATCCAATATTTCATGTCCACGTTTTCCGGCGACGCGCAGAGCGCAGATAAGCACGCGGTTGCACGCAAGAGCACGTTCGTCAGTATTGTGCTGAATGTCGTGCTTGCGACATTTCAGATCGTCGTCGGCGTGATTGCACATTCGCAGGCATTGATTGCTGACGGTGTGCATTCGATTTCCGATTTGATCTCGGATTTTGTCGTGCTGGTTGCGAATCGGCATAGCGGCGCATCGCCGGATGCCGACCACAATTACGGACACAGCCGCTACGAGACCGTCGCCTCGCTGTTTCTCGGCGCGATCCTGATTGCGGTTGGCGTCGGCATGCTCTGGCGGGCCGGCGACCGTCTCGTTAATCTCGAAAACATTCCGGCGGTACATTTTTCCGCGCTGCTCGTCGCGCTGACGGTGCTCGTGTCGAAAGAGGCGCTGTTTCGCTACATGCTGCGCGAAGCGCGGCGCGTCCGCTCGGCGATGCTCGTCGCGAACGCGTGGCATGCGCGTTCGGATGCCGCATCGTCGCTCGTCGTCGCGATCGGCATCGTCGGCAGCCTGGCCGGCGTGCGGCTGCTCGACCCGATCGCGGCGGCGATCGTCGGCTTCATGGTCGCGCGCATGGGCTGGACGTTCGGCTATGACGCGCTGCAGGACCTCTCCGACCGCGCGCTCGACACGACCGATACGGCCGAGATCCGCGCGCTGCTCGCGGCGACGCCCGGCGTGCGTGACGTGCATGACCTGCGCACGCGCAAGATGGGCGATGCCGCGCTCGTCGACGCGCACATCCTCGTCGACCCGAAAATCTCCGTCTCCGAAGGGCACTACATCGCCGAGACCGCGCGTGCGCGCGTGCTGACCGACCCGCGCGTGCTCGATGCGCTGATCCACGTCGATCCCGAGAACGACGCGGCGCGCCGTCCGGCGCTCGCGCTGCCGCCGCGCGGCGAGATCGCGGCACGGCTCGAGGCCGCGCTCGCGCAGCGAGGGCTGCATGCGGCGGCCATCAACCTGCATTACCTGAGTACGGGGCTCGAGATCGACGTGACGCTTGCTTGCGATCCGCACGACACCGATGCGGCGCTGGCCGGCCGGCTCGACGCCGATGCGTTGAAGCGCGAGTTCGGCGCGCGCCGGATCGGCTTCACGCGCACGATGCCCGCGCAGACGTGACCGGCCGCGGGCACGCGTGGCGGCGGGCCGCCGGCGCGCGCGTTACAGCGGCAGTTGCGTGTCGAACTTGATTTCGCGCAGCACGACGCTCGTGCGCACCTGCGACACGGCGGGGATCTTGAAGATGCGTTCGTGCAGGAACACGTCGTAGGCCTTGATGTCCGGCGCGACGATCTTGAGGATGTAATCGGCTTCGCCGGTCGTGCTGTAGCACTCGGTGACTTCCGGGCAGGTCGCGATCTCGCGCTCGAACTGCTCGACGCCGCCTTCGTTGTGGCGGGTCAGGTGCACATGCGCGAGTGCGCAGACGTGCAGGCCGAGCTTCTCGCGATCGAGCAGCGCCGTGTAGCGCTGGATCACGCCCGACTGTTCCATGTCCTTGATGCGGCGCCAGCACGGCGTGCTCGACAGGCCGACCTGGTCCGAGATTTCCTGGACCGAGCGGCGCGCGTCGAGCTGCAACAGGCGAAGGATTTTTTGCGAAAAGGAATCGAGCGTCACCTGCGCCTCCATGCGGCAACTACAACACGCTGAATGTTAGAGGGCCGGGAAAGGAAAGGCAATCTGGCGTCGCGTTGTTGAGCGAGATTCGCTAATTTGCTCGCGGATCCGTGGGGATTTGTCCCGCGCCTGCGTCGTCCGACCGATCGGTGTCCGACACTGCGAGGCCTGCGAGCGCGGCCTGCTGGCGGCGCAGGTCGGCGAGCATGTTGCAGAACAGCGCGCCTTGCTCGATCGCGTCATCCAGCGCGACGTGCGTGTGCGGATGGTCGTCGAACCAGTGCTTCGGAAAACGCGGCTTGATCGCCTTGCGGTACGGCAGGCCCGTTATCGCGAACGCGAGCGTCTTGATGTCGAGCGCCGACCACGAGAACGGGCAGCGTCCGGCGAAGCGCATCATGTACCAGAACATGAACGTGAAGTCGAAGCCGGCCGGCATCGCGACGAACACCGGCTTGCCGGGCAGCGCCTCGACCCAGTCGACGTATGCGACCAGCGCCGCTTCGGGCGCTTGCAGATCCTTTCGGCACGCGGCCCATGCTTCGGGCTCGGTCTTCCACCACGCTTCCTGCACGGGGTGCGCCTGCGCGCCCGGTAGCGTTTCGAGGTTGGCCGAGAACGTCGCGATCAGCTGCTTGTCCTCGGTGTAGGCCGCCGACGCGAAGCTCAGCATCGAGTGCGGGCCAGGAATCGGGCCGTCGGCCTCGACATCGGTGCTGACGTAGATTTCCGGGATGGCGGTCTGGTTCATCCGAATACCTTATCGGACACGAACGGGTTCGTGCGGCGCTCGTCGCCGAACGTCGACACCGGGCCGTGGCCCGGCACGAACGTCACGTCGTCGCCGAGCGGCCACAGCTTCTCCTTGATCGACCGGACGAGATCCTCGTGATTGCCGCGCGGGAAATCGGTACGGCCGATCGAGCCGGCGAACAGCACGTCGCCGACGATCGCGACGCGATGCGCGCGGCTGAAGAACACGACGTGGCCGGGCGTGTGGCCCGGGCAGTGATAGACCTCGAGCGTCTCGTCGCCGAACTGCACGGTGTCGCCGTCGCTCAGCCAGTGATCCGGCTCGAAGGTTTCGGCGGCCGGAAAGCCGAAGCGTTCGCTTTGCATCGGCAGCTTCTCGATCCAGAAGCGCTCTTCTTCCTGAGGCCCCTCGATCGGCACGCCGTAATGCGTCGCGAGCGTCTTCGCGCCCGCGCAGTGATCGATGTGCCCGTGCGTGAGCAGCACCTTCTCGACTTGCACGTTCTGCCGCGCGACTTCCTGTTCGATCCGGTCGAGATCGCCGCCCGGATCGACGACGGCGGCGCGGCCCGTCTTCTCGCAGACGAGCAGCGAGCAGTTCTGCTGGAACGGCGTGACCGGAATGAGCGTGACTTTCATGGAGGCACCGGCGGCTAAAAGGAGCGATTGTACCGGTCGCGCGTGCTGCCTGCCGGTCGCCCGACGCGCGTCGCGGTGCATGCGTCCGGGCATTCCCGGAGCATGTCGATTGTTACGGCCATAGTGAGAATCAATGGTCCGCAGGGGGTGCTTTTCGGGTTGACCTTTTGGTTTATGTATAATGCGCCCCATTGCGCGTGAATTTCACGCCATTCGCTGGTGTTTCGGCCCCGTTAAAAAGGGGCGTCGGAGGCACCGTCAAGCATCAGCCGCCGGGGAGTCCGGCGGTGTATCCAGCACCGAGCTTTCGGTGCTCACGTCTTGTCCGGCCGGGTGCTGCGCGCCCGCCTGCGGCCCTGCTGCCGCGCCGCCGGATGAGGCCTGTGCCGCCGTTCCTGTGAGTCGGTCGTTTCGACGCGCGCGAACGTGAAGCCATGTTCGATGGCGGCATGTGGGGTCTGGTCAGGCTGTTGGGGACAGGTTGCGCCAGACGTGAAAACTAATCAGGACGGTTGCGGCCTAGACGAAGGCTGCGCCCATGCAAGCCGCCTGCTCGTATCCGAGCGGGGCGTGCACGCATTTGCCGTCCGGGCCGCATATCTGCGCTGTGAATCGGCGTGATGAAGGAGCGGCCCGAACCAGAAGGCGACACGTCGATGAATTTACGTTTTCCGAGTCGATTCGGGACCATTGCATTGTTTTTTGCGCTGACGGGCTGTGCGGTGCCACCCAGCCAGACCACCGGTAGCGCGAACCAGAAGAACGCCGTCGACAAGACGGCCGCCGCCGCGAAGGCGGATAGCGACAAGCAGCTGAATTTTGATTCCGCGCTGGCGTCGATGCCGGCTGCCGACAGCAAGGACGCGAAGAAGTCGTCGCTGGCGGACGCCGAGCCGATCGACGGCAAGGATGTATCCGATTTCCGCCAGACGGGCCGCGCCTCGTGGTACGGGCGGGATTTCCACGGCCGCCGCACCGCGAACGGCGAGCGCTTCAACATGAACGCGCTCACCGCCGCGCACCGCACGCTGCCGCTGTCGTCGTACATCAAGGTGACGAACGCGTCGACCGGCAAGTGGGTCGTCGTGAAGGTCAACGATCGCGGGCCGTACAAGCGCGGCCGCGTGCTCGACCTGTCGTATGCGGCCGCGAAGCTGATCGGCCTCGTGCACGCCGGCACCGGCCGCGTGAAGATCGAAGGGCTGTCGCCGCAGGAAGCGCGCGAGGCACGCGACGAAATGTTCGCGTCGATCTCGGCGAAGTAACGCAGCGGATCGACCGCTCATGCAAAAGGGCTGCCCTCGGGCAGCCCTTTGTCTTTCCGGCACCGCGCGATGCCGGCGCCGGTTTCCCGGTGCCGGCCCGCTCGCGTGTCAGTTCTCATCCTTCAGCACCAGCGCTCGCGCATACAGCGTGTTGCGCGACGCGCCCGTCAGCGCGGCCGCGAGCTTGGCCGCGCTCTTCACCGGCACCTCTTCCAGCAGCAGCTTGAGCAGCGCATCGTGGGCGGTGTCGTCGGCTTCGCCGCTCGTCGCCGGTGCGCCTTCGACCACCAGCACGAACTCGCCGCGCTGCCGGTTCGCATCGCCGGCGAGCCAGGTCTGTCCTTCGGCCAGGGTGCCCTGGAACAGCTGCTCGTGTAGCTTGGTGAGCTCGCGCGCGATCAGCAGCCGGCGCGCGGGGCCGAACGCTTCGGCGAGCGCGGCGACGGTTTCGGCGATCCGGTGCGGTGCCTCGTAGAACACCAGTGCATACGGGTGCGATACCAGCGCCTGCAGCGCGGTCGCGCGCTGCTTGGTCTTCGGCGGCAGGAAGCCCGCGAACGTGAACGCGCCGGCCCAGTCGCCGGCCACGCTCAGCGCGGTCACCGCCGCGCTCGCGCCCGGCAGCGGGATCACCGCGAAGCCGGCGGCGCGCACTGCATCGACGAGCCGCGCGCCAGGGTCCGAGATGCCGGGCGTGCCGGCGTCCGATACGTACGCCACGCGTTCGCCGCCGCGCAGCAGTTCGATCACGCGTTGCGCGGCTTCGCGTTCGTTGTGCTCGTGCACGGCGACGAGCGGTTTCGAGATCCCGTAGCGGGCGAGCAACTGGCCCGTGTTGCGGGTGTCTTCGGCCGCGATGCGGTCGGCGAGGCCGAGTACGTGCAGCGCGCGCAGCGTGATGTCGGCGGTGTTGCCGATCGGCGTGGCGACCACGTAGAGGGCGGCGTCCGGGTAGTGCTGCGTGTGCGCGAGTTCGAGGAGGGCAGTCATGGCAGGCAATGCGCGCAATCGCGGCGCAAGCGGAACAAGGACGGCATTGTGCCACGCGGCGCCGGCCCGGCCGGGCGACGGGCGCGGTTTGCCGCGTGCGGGCGACAACTTTTCCGGTGCGGCGCGATCCAAACCGGTCGGCGCGGCGTTCGAGCAGCGTGCGCGGCAGTTTCTCGAGCGCCGCGGCCTTGTGTTCGTCGCGGCGAACGTGACGATGCGCGGCGGCGAGCTCGATCTCGTGATGCGCGAGCCCGACGGCATGCTCGTGTTCGTCGAGGTGCGCGCGCGGCGCAGCGCCCGGCATGGCGGCGCGGCCGCGAGCGTGGGCTGGCGCAAGCGGCGGCGCCTGGTGGCGGCCGCGCTGCAGTTCTGGGCGCGGCACGGCGCCGGTGCCGCGTGCCGCTTCGACGTCGTCGCGTTCGAGGCCGGGCAGCTCGCGTGGCTGCGCGACGCATTTCGTGCCGACGATGCGTAGCCGCGAGCTGTGACGAGATGTAAAGAGTTCGTGCCGGACCCCCGGAGAGGGTGCCGGAGTACGGTAAACTCGCCGCACCCACGATGTCGCGCGATGCGTGCCACGCGCCCAGTTCACCAGGAATCGATGTCAGTCGAACGTATTCAGCAACATTTCCGCGACAGCGCCGCGCTTCACGCCGAAGCGGCCGACGCGCTGTCGCTGCCGATCGCAGCCGCGGTCGACGCGATGTTCGCCGCGCTGGCGAACGGCAACAAGATCGTCGCCTGCGGTGACGGCCCGTCGGCCGCCGCCGCGCACTACCTCGCCGTGTCGCTCGTCGGCGGCTTCGAGCGCGAGCGCCCGGGCCTGCCCGCGATCGCGCTGGCCACCGATGCGTCGCAGGGCGGCCTCGCGGGCGCGGTGTCCGCCGAACAACTGTTCGCGCAACAGGTGCGCGTGCTCGGCCAGACCGGCGACATCCTGCTGGTGCTCGATCCGGCCGGCGCGTCGC includes these proteins:
- a CDS encoding MBL fold metallo-hydrolase, with product MKVTLIPVTPFQQNCSLLVCEKTGRAAVVDPGGDLDRIEQEVARQNVQVEKVLLTHGHIDHCAGAKTLATHYGVPIEGPQEEERFWIEKLPMQSERFGFPAAETFEPDHWLSDGDTVQFGDETLEVYHCPGHTPGHVVFFSRAHRVAIVGDVLFAGSIGRTDFPRGNHEDLVRSIKEKLWPLGDDVTFVPGHGPVSTFGDERRTNPFVSDKVFG
- a CDS encoding H-NS family nucleoid-associated regulatory protein, with protein sequence MSSYKDLLAQREKLEKQIEEAKSREYAEVLNDVKQKIADYGFSLAELGLSRAKAGKVGRPRAGVAAKYRDPESGATWSGRGKPPRWIAGKNREQFAI
- a CDS encoding Lrp/AsnC family transcriptional regulator, which produces MEAQVTLDSFSQKILRLLQLDARRSVQEISDQVGLSSTPCWRRIKDMEQSGVIQRYTALLDREKLGLHVCALAHVHLTRHNEGGVEQFEREIATCPEVTECYSTTGEADYILKIVAPDIKAYDVFLHERIFKIPAVSQVRTSVVLREIKFDTQLPL
- a CDS encoding MFS transporter; the encoded protein is MSVTVSESSSPESSSPFAAPPDAHRVLSLPARQRARTASMALFFVAGMMFASWGVHVPTVRDKFSLSPGLLSIALFAVAVGSIAAMLTIARWIARVGSRTACLAGGLVMSACAALILVVPDYPMLLAVLALFGFSMATLDVAMNAEASAVEIAIGRPIMSSLHGMFSIGGMAGAAAGGALLSAGMAPAVHLALAAGTSATVLVVASPAVLPHVPHHEHAHGGGNRWRSPALWMLGGIALVALIAEGAMYDWATVYMRDVVAASPALASAAYAAFSGGMAIARFAGDAVRARFGAPQLVFASASLACAGMIGALLLPYSAAVLTGFTLMGLGLANMMPVLFAAAARVKGIHAAEGLAHVAGLAYFGMLFGPVVIGAVAQAANLTIGLSVVALCAALVAAVAPKVLARLKI
- the rsmI gene encoding 16S rRNA (cytidine(1402)-2'-O)-methyltransferase, yielding MTALLELAHTQHYPDAALYVVATPIGNTADITLRALHVLGLADRIAAEDTRNTGQLLARYGISKPLVAVHEHNEREAAQRVIELLRGGERVAYVSDAGTPGISDPGARLVDAVRAAGFAVIPLPGASAAVTALSVAGDWAGAFTFAGFLPPKTKQRATALQALVSHPYALVFYEAPHRIAETVAALAEAFGPARRLLIARELTKLHEQLFQGTLAEGQTWLAGDANRQRGEFVLVVEGAPATSGEADDTAHDALLKLLLEEVPVKSAAKLAAALTGASRNTLYARALVLKDEN
- a CDS encoding cation diffusion facilitator family transporter: MSTFSGDAQSADKHAVARKSTFVSIVLNVVLATFQIVVGVIAHSQALIADGVHSISDLISDFVVLVANRHSGASPDADHNYGHSRYETVASLFLGAILIAVGVGMLWRAGDRLVNLENIPAVHFSALLVALTVLVSKEALFRYMLREARRVRSAMLVANAWHARSDAASSLVVAIGIVGSLAGVRLLDPIAAAIVGFMVARMGWTFGYDALQDLSDRALDTTDTAEIRALLAATPGVRDVHDLRTRKMGDAALVDAHILVDPKISVSEGHYIAETARARVLTDPRVLDALIHVDPENDAARRPALALPPRGEIAARLEAALAQRGLHAAAINLHYLSTGLEIDVTLACDPHDTDAALAGRLDADALKREFGARRIGFTRTMPAQT
- a CDS encoding septal ring lytic transglycosylase RlpA family protein, which produces MNLRFPSRFGTIALFFALTGCAVPPSQTTGSANQKNAVDKTAAAAKADSDKQLNFDSALASMPAADSKDAKKSSLADAEPIDGKDVSDFRQTGRASWYGRDFHGRRTANGERFNMNALTAAHRTLPLSSYIKVTNASTGKWVVVKVNDRGPYKRGRVLDLSYAAAKLIGLVHAGTGRVKIEGLSPQEAREARDEMFASISAK
- a CDS encoding YraN family protein; translation: MCHAAPARPGDGRGLPRAGDNFSGAARSKPVGAAFEQRARQFLERRGLVFVAANVTMRGGELDLVMREPDGMLVFVEVRARRSARHGGAAASVGWRKRRRLVAAALQFWARHGAGAACRFDVVAFEAGQLAWLRDAFRADDA
- a CDS encoding SIS domain-containing protein; protein product: MSVERIQQHFRDSAALHAEAADALSLPIAAAVDAMFAALANGNKIVACGDGPSAAAAHYLAVSLVGGFERERPGLPAIALATDASQGGLAGAVSAEQLFAQQVRVLGQTGDILLVLDPAGASPRVLAAIDEAHEREMTVVALTGGDGHAVAAALSDTDIPISVPAVRAARIHEVHLLTIHCLCDGIDAMLLGED
- a CDS encoding exonuclease, whose amino-acid sequence is MNQTAIPEIYVSTDVEADGPIPGPHSMLSFASAAYTEDKQLIATFSANLETLPGAQAHPVQEAWWKTEPEAWAACRKDLQAPEAALVAYVDWVEALPGKPVFVAMPAGFDFTFMFWYMMRFAGRCPFSWSALDIKTLAFAITGLPYRKAIKPRFPKHWFDDHPHTHVALDDAIEQGALFCNMLADLRRQQAALAGLAVSDTDRSDDAGAGQIPTDPRAN
- a CDS encoding HugZ family protein, which encodes MNIEPALALHLLHRCALGTLATHSRDPQGFPYPTVVPFAPDASHRPVILVSGLAEHTRNLAADPRAGFLVVDAPDGDVLNAERATLLGRFVPLGDDPHVTARYCRYEPDAARYLALGDFTFWALDVERLRYIGGFGRMGWVDGTHLDVLPPLAFDEEQALWDAYDAGAARRDGLELLGVDRHGADWRHDGRRVRTPFDTPLADAGALHERLIACARDVT